A window from Centropristis striata isolate RG_2023a ecotype Rhode Island chromosome 2, C.striata_1.0, whole genome shotgun sequence encodes these proteins:
- the cry5 gene encoding cryptochrome circadian regulator 5 — MAHICIHWFRKGLRLHDNPALIAALRDCKELYPVFILDPYLHNNTCVGINRWRFLIGALKDLDCSLRKLNSRLFVVRGKPEEVLPTLFDTWKVTKLTYEYDTEPYSLSRDKAVTALAKEHGVEVIYKISHTIYDVDRVIEENNGKAPLTFNRMQAIVKTLGPPKRPIPAPTMEHMEDVKTPSSENQEKKYGIPTLEELGHDTAALEEELFPGGEQEALRRLDEHMKRTEWVCSFEKPQTSPNSLSPSTTVLSPYVTFGCLSARTFWWRLTDVYQGKKHSAPPVSLHGQLMWREFYYTASVGVPNFNKMEGNPVCTQVDWDTNPEYLAAWREARTGFPFIDAIMTQLRQEGWIHHLARHAVACFLTRGDLWINWEEGQKVFEELLLDGDWALNAGNWMWLSASAFFHQFFRVYSPVAFGKKTDKNGDYIKKYLPLLKKFPAQYIYEPWKAPRSVQQAAGCIVGKDYPLPIVQHEVISKKNIQRMKLAYAKRSADNTKSPNKPPTEKKGVKRKAPSVVDMLQKKDRRK, encoded by the exons ATGGCCCATATATGTATTCACTGGTTCCGCAAGGGACTCAGGCTGCATGACAACCCAGCACTGATTGCTGCCCTGAGGGACTGTAAGGAGCTGTACCCAGTGTTCATCCTGGACCCATATCTCCATAACAACACGTGTGTGGGTATCAACCGCTGGAGGTTCCTCATCGGAGCCCTCAAAGACCTGGACTGCAGCCTCAGGAAGCTCAACTCCAG GCTGTTTGTTGTGAGAGGGAAGCCAGAAGAAGTGCTCCCCACACTGTTTGACACGTGGAAAGTAACAAAGTTGACCTATGAGTACGACACAGAGCCCTACAGTCTGAGCCGGGACAAAGCGGTGACCGCACTGGCCAAAGAACATGGAGTCGAAGTCATCTACAAAATCTCACACACTATTTATGATGTAGACAG GgtaattgaggaaaacaatgGGAAGGCTCCCCTTACTTTTAACCGTATGCAGGCAATTGTGAAGACTCTTGGTCCACCAAAGAGGCCAATCCCTGCACCTACCATGGAACATATGGAAG ATGTTAAGACTCCTAGTTCAGAAAACCAGGAGAAGAAATATGGGATCCCAACACTGGAGGAGCTTGGCCACGACACTGCAGCTCTTGAAGAGGAGCTGTTCCCAGGAGGAGAACAGGAGGCTCTGAGGAGACTTGATGAACATATGAAAAGAACG GAATGGGTGTGTAGCTTTGAGAAACCACAGACTTCTCCAAACTCTCTGAGCCCCAGCACCACTGTCCTCAGTCCTTATGTCACTTTTGGCTGCCTGTCTGCACGCACCTTCTGGTGGAGGCTGACAGACGTCTATCAGGGG aAGAAGCACTCAGCTCCTCCAGTATCTCTGCACGGCCAGCTAATGTGGAGAGAGTTCTATTACACCGCTAGTGTGGGTGTCCCTAACTTTAACAAGATGGAAGGCAACCCTGTATGTACCCAGGTGGactgggacacaaaccctgaaTATCTGGCTGCATGGAGAGAG GCTCGGACTGGTTTCCCCTTCATTGATGCCATCATGACTCAGCTGAGGCAGGAGGGCTGGATCCACCACCTCGCCAGACACGCTGTAGCTTGTTTTCTCACCAGGGGAGACCTGTGGATCAACTGGGAGGAAGGTCAGAAG GTGTTCGAGGAGCTTTTATTGGATGGCGACTGGGCTCTGAATGCTGGAAACTGGATGTGGCTCTCAGCCAGTGCCTTCTTTCACCAGTTCTTCAGGGTCTACTCCCCGGTCGCATTTGGAAAGAAGACAGATAAAAATGGAGACTATATCAA AAAGTACCTTCCTCTTCTCAAGAAGTTCCCAGCCCAGTATATTTATGAGCCTTGGAAAGCCCCACGCAGTGTTCAGCAGGCAGCAGGATGCATTGTGGGTAAAGATTACCCGCTTCCTATTGTGCAGCATGAAGTGATCAGCAAGAAGAACATCCAGAGGATGAAGTTAGCTTATGCCAAGAGATCCGCTGACAACACTAAATCACCCAACAAACCACCCACCGAAAAGAAAG GTGTGAAGCGCAAGGCTCCCTCTGTTGTTGACATGCTGCAGAAGAAAGATAGAAGAAAGTGA